AGGACTACCTGGCGCAACACGGCGTCCCGGTCCGACCGATCCTCGACTAGGACTCAGGGGAATCTTATGATCAAACTCGATGCGCAGGGGCTCATCCCCGCAGTCGTGCAGGATGACAAGACCGGCGAGGTGCTGGTTATGGCATACATGAGCCCTGCTGCCCTCAAGAAGACGCTTGAAGGCCCGGACGTATGGTTCTACAGCCGCAGCCGCGGTGAGCTCTGGCACAAGGGCGACACGTCCGGTAACTACCTCAAGGTCAAGTCCGTCTCCGCCGATTGCGATGGCGATACACTCCTGGTCCGCGCCGACCCCGAAGGCCCTACGTGCCATACCGGCAACCGCACGTGCTTCTTCAACCCGCTTGACGACATGCCGGAGGCTACGCACGTCGAAAGCGGCGCCGGGGTCCTGGACGAGCTATACGCCGTCATCCAGGACCGCAAGGTCACGATGCCCGAGAAGAGCTACACTACGCGCCTTTTCAAGGAAGGCGTGGACCGCATTG
This genomic window from SAR202 cluster bacterium contains:
- a CDS encoding bifunctional phosphoribosyl-AMP cyclohydrolase/phosphoribosyl-ATP diphosphatase HisIE, with protein sequence MTVRRTPCSPRASSTSARSESGTPRTTWRNTASRSDRSSTRTQGNLMIKLDAQGLIPAVVQDDKTGEVLVMAYMSPAALKKTLEGPDVWFYSRSRGELWHKGDTSGNYLKVKSVSADCDGDTLLVRADPEGPTCHTGNRTCFFNPLDDMPEATHVESGAGVLDELYAVIQDRKVTMPEKSYTTRLFKEGVDRIAQKVIEEAGESAIAAVRGKNDELAGEVADLLYHTLVMLAATGVRPEEVWARLRERRK